One region of Emys orbicularis isolate rEmyOrb1 chromosome 6, rEmyOrb1.hap1, whole genome shotgun sequence genomic DNA includes:
- the TRIM14 gene encoding tripartite motif-containing protein 14 — MLQGSYNPVWTDNPFQIHSAPFDQEFMTTFLKELDLKKKQEVGNIRHIEQVVNDLKAHTSASKASLAGKFTELRLLLDEEERLTKKFINEKTQRALMMYDQQTESCQERIQIIESFSDRVRQIQLRSDPIQLLQDYTASEKEIQEQRAPAEQWHPVPMSFEHVMNHYRGFAGAIQSVLQKPLEARLKEDIFSSLNATSKKEPGALLKTTSTVDRSLFLKHARSPTLEYESLHPRLSLSEDRLTVSCSWRRKFYPYSPQRFDKLWQVLSKDAFFSGSHYWEVDVLHAGQGWWIGAAYPSIKRHGDAETCRLGWNRASWCIKRFDLEYWAFHKGERTLILINDDPERIGVFLDYEAGILSFYNVTDGMAHLHTFRCKFTEPLYPALRLWEGAITICKLT, encoded by the exons GAATTCATGACAACGTTCTTGAAGGAGCTAGACTTGAAAAAGAAACAGGAAGTTGGCAATATAAGACATATAGAACAAGTTGTTAATGACCTTAAG GCACACACCTCGGCTAGTAAAGCGTCTCTGGCAGGGAAGTTCACCGAACTCcggttactacttgatgaagagGAAAGGTTGACAAAAAAATTCATAAATGAAAAGACTCAACGGGCCCTCATGATGTATGATCAGCAGACGGAGTCATGTCAAGAACGAATTCAAATCATAGAGAGCTTCTCAGACCGAGTCAGGCAGATCCAGCTGCGAAGTGATCCCATTCAGTTATTACAG GACTACACAGCATCAGAAAAAGAAATACAGGAGCAGAGGGCTCCGGCGGAACAGTGGCACCCAGTGCCTATGTCGTTTGAGCATGTTATGAACCATTACAGGGGCTTCGCAGGAGCTATTCAGTCCGTTCTGCAGAAACCTTTAGAAGCTCGTCTGAAAGAAG ACATTTTCAGCAGCCTCAATGCCACTTCAAAGAAGGAACCTGGCGCGTTGCTGAAAACAACATCTACAGTTGATCGATCGTTATTTTTAAAAC ATGCGAGATCTCCAACCTTGGAATACGAGAGCCTTCATCCCAGGTTGAGTTTGTCTGAGGATCGTCTTACAGTaagctgcagctggaggaggaaatTTTACCCTTATAGCCCCCAGAGATTTGATAAATTATGGCAAGTCTTGAGCAAAGATGCTTTCTTCTCTGGGAGCCATTACTGGGAAGTGGACGTGCTTCACGCTGGACAAGGATGGTGGATTGGAGCAGCGTACCCTTCCATCAAGAGACATGGAGACGCCGAAACTTGTCGATTAGGGTGGAACAGAGCATCCTGGTGTATAAAAAGGTTTGACCTTGAATATTGGGCATTTCACAAGGGAGAGAGGACCCTGATCCTGATCAATGACGATCCAGAACGAATTGGTGTTTTCCTGGATTACGAGGCTGGCATCCTTTCGTTCTATAATGTAACAGATGGTATGGCCCACCTGCATACGTTCCGCTGCAAGTTCACAGAGCCTCTTTACCCAGCACTTAGGCTGTGGGAAGGTGCAATAACAATCTGCAAACTGACTTAA